Sequence from the Rutidosis leptorrhynchoides isolate AG116_Rl617_1_P2 chromosome 3, CSIRO_AGI_Rlap_v1, whole genome shotgun sequence genome:
atgaagctgatCTTGTTGATAAAGGGAAATACCAAAGGATGGTtggaaaactcatctatcttgctcatactcgaccagatatagcacatgcagttggagttgtaagtcaattcatgcatcaaccacaggttcaccatatggaagctgtaatCAGAATCATCAGATATTTAAAGAAGACAGCCGATCATGGAGTTGTTTTTAAAAGACATGGACACCTAAAGACTCAGATATATACAGATGCAAGCtgggctggagaaaaaggggaTAGAAGATCTACATCTGGATTCTTCACTCTTGTCGGAGGAAATCTAGTTGCATGaaaaagtaagaaacaaaaggttgtatCACTCTCAAGTGCCGAGTCAGAATTTAGAGGAATAGCAAAAGGAGTAGTTGAAGCCTTGTGGATCAAGAAGTTGTTGACAGAGATTGGCTTTCCACCAGAAGAAGCTATCCAAATTATCTGCGATAATGAAGCAGCTATCGCCATctcagaaaatccagttcaacatgaTCGAACAAAACATGTTGAAGTGGATAGACACTTCATCAGAGAAAAGTTGGATGCAGAAATAATTTCTTTACCATATATAAGATCAGAAGACCAATTGGCCGACATTCTCACCAAATCAGTCAATGGAAGACTCTTCAGCGAAGTTCTTGGCAAGTTGAATAttggaaaccccactattcaacttgaggggagtGTTGAAATAAAAGGATCAGAACCGTTTTCAGCTCATCATTTCCTGTAAAGAGTTTACCAGTGTTGACCAGAGTTGACCAAGAGAAGCCTAACGGCTATTTCACTTTTTTAGTCAAAAGTATATTCCTTAAAAGTAACAAAGCCCCATTCCAATAAAGGAATTAGCTGTTACATGGTTTGTCTTATAAATAGCCTAGTTCCTCATTGTAAAGAATAAATTCAGCTTGTATAAAATTTATTATCAATACAAACGATCAATTTCTTACAAAGAATCACCTTATGCTTGTTTCTTTCGAAGCTTAAAAGACATCTCACGCTTAGAGACCTATAAGATAGTACTTAAAACAGCTCCTTCTCAAGATCAAAGGGTTTATAACAAGCCTGAGGTATCACAAATAGCCGCACTTTGGGTTGACGGTGACGGGAACGTTGAAAATACTCATAGAAATATTGAGGTGAAAACACATAGCAACCAATCCAGAAAGATTGACTATTATTACGGTTGTTATGATCCGTTGCGGTACCCTTTGATGTTCCCATTTGGAGAGCTTGGCTGGCAACAAGGGATTCTTAAAAGAGGTGAAACACAAAAGAGACGAAGCGGTAAACCAGATACAACTGCAGCCTGCCTAATTATTTGTCCTCAGAATGCTGAAAATGCTGAAAACTTGTTGTGCATGGAGGAAGACGGTAACCATATGCGAGCATACATATTACCTTTCTTAGTTGCTATATTATGCCACCTGTCTTACACATATTATAATTACTCTTTTGCAGTTTTAGCCCAGAAGGATGATCAATCTAAATTTGTTTCTGTCAGAGAGTACTACGCATACAAACTCCAAATAAGAAACAACGATAGGTCATTTCTATTGCAGTTTGGTCGCCTTCCACAACAATATCTAGTAGACAACTATGTGAAGCTTGAAACACAAAGACTAGACTTTTACAGATTGCAACAAAGTGATATTAGAAGAGAATTCCCACAGGGAGTTGTTGATGCCATCGGCTCAGGCGAAACTGATGGTTCGGCTGTTGGTCAACGAATTTTCTACCTTCTAGCTTTATTGGTGGCCCAAGAAACATGAGGCGAAAATACATAGATGCGATGACATTGCTGCAAAAATTTGGAAAACCAGATATTTTTTTGACAGTTACATGTAATCCTAACTGGCAAGAGATAAAAGAACATCTTATGGCGCATGAGGAGTCGCAAAATCGAGCAGACTTGAATGTTAGAATTTTTCACGCAAAATTCAAGCAAATAAGGGAAGACCTTTTCGAAAAACACATATTCGGTGATTTTGCTGCCTATACGTATGTCATAGAATTTCAAAAGAGAGGTCTTCCACACTCACATATGTTGATCATATTGAAACCCGATTTAATATAAATCGTCCCGAAGAATATGATCATATTGTGTCTGCTGAAATACCAAACGCAGGAACGGAGCCTCACTTGCATAAAATGGTGACTAAGCACATGCTCCATGGCCTGTGTGGCGACAAAATCCCAAACAACGTTTGCATGAAAAAGGAAGGCAAGTGCAAGAATTCATTTCCAAAGCCATTCTCTAACGAAACCATACAGACATCGGATGCATACCCGATCTACCGCAGACGAAATAATGGGGTTACAGTGAACGTTAGAGGTGCTAGACTTGACAACGGTTGGGTTGTTCCATATAATCCCTACTTGTTAGCTAAATATGATTGTCATATCAATGTTGAAATATGTTCAACGATAAAAGcaatcaaatatatatacaagtatatatgCAAAGGGAGTGACAGAATAAGCTTTACTTTATCGTCTAATAAAGAATCCTCGCTCATTGACGAAATAGATCAATACCAATCGGGTAGATGTGTCTCACCTCCAGAGGCGGCATGGAGAATTTTTAGATTTCCATTGAGCGAGATAAAACCCGCCGTTATACGTTTACAACTACATCTAGAAAATTACCAGCCTTTAAGCTTTAAAAAAAAAGGATCGGTTAAACATTGTAATTAATAATCCAATCCAAAGAAAGACCATGTTAACTGAATTTTTTTTACATGAACAGAACTGACAAAGGTGCGCAACAGTTACGCTTGACCTACTCCCAGTTCCCGGATCATTATGTTTGGATACAGGACAAAAAATATTGGAAATCTAGGCAATCTGGCGATTCAATAGGACGTATAGTTGCTGCTCATCCAACTGAGGGTGAAAGGTATTACCTGAGAATACTCTTATCAAAGGTTCATTGTCCTACCTCATTCAGTGACTTGAAAATGTGTAATGGGGTCCAGGCGACTACCTTTCGTGAGGCCTCAATGTTTACTTAGCTGATGACAACAGCCAACAATTATGTCTAGAAGAAGCTTCTGTTTTCCACATGCCTTACGAATTAAGACGACTTTTTGCCACTCTACTTGTTTATGCATGTCCAAATAATCCTAGAGAATTGTGGGTTGCCTACGAGAATCATATGGTCGAAGACTTTCTAACATGCCACCAAATGATACGCAGAGAGGCTACCAGAACTGCGCTGCAACAAATCAATGACTTTCTGAGGTCCATGGGGAAGAACATTCACGATTTTAGTCTGATACCTACGGACGTCTCATATGCAGAACTTGAAGACCAAACAAGAGAGATTAGAGCTGAGAAGAGCATCATTGTCTCAGAACAAGATTTAggcgcaatattgaatctcaacgaTGAACAAAAAATTGCATTTCAAACAATTATTGGTAAGGTAGAGTCGAATGGAAACGGTGCTTTCTTCATAGATGGTCCTGGTGGTACTGGAAAGACTTACTTATATAGAGCATTACTCGCAAAAATCATATCAAGTGGCCATATTGCACTAGCCACAGCAACATCAGGTATAGCTGCATCTATATTACCGGGCGGTCGAACTGCTCATTCAAGATTCAAAATCCCGCTCGATATAGCAGAGGGATCGGTTTGTAGGTAAGCAAACAGAGCTCTTTAGCAACTTTGATAAAAGAATGTAAGTGGATCATATGGGTCGAGGCCCCTATGGCAAAAAGAGTCGCCATCGAGGCTCTAAATGATCTACTTCAGGATCTAATGGACACACGGgaatgttagaaataggaggttatgtgtatattatttatggaagagaggattgataatttagaagtttgattgatcttgaaaactcttcttttattgcttattgaattgctttgttgcttgattacaaatgaggggtgaagtcctctatttatactactcaatggagtagtctagatcactccatcatctactactatctagatatttcctagtatttctagacctagatattttacaagattattctacacacattctacacactttcactactacatattacaagaagtttctacataatgggctataatcttgatccaaaatagttgtatacttgcaagcccaaatccaaaacaaatagcccacaatcaagtttagtttccaacagccccccttaaacttgatttcgttactccgagcatattccgtaatctctgaaacgtctcgtgttttagaggctttgtgaaaatatcagcaacttggtcaagtgacttcgcgtactttatctgcacctctttatttgtaacacactccctgttgtaatggtatttcgtatcgatgtgcttgcttcgatcatgaaagactggattctttgctagagcaatcgcagacatgttatccacatatatctctgtagcttccttttgaaaaaacttaagctcatttagtaacttcctgagccatattgcatgacaggtgcacgatgttgctgctacaaactcggcttcacacgttgacagagtcacaatgggttgcttcttcgagctccatgtgaacgccgtatctcccatatagaacacaaaaccactcgtactcttacgatcatctatgtctccagcccaatcactatcactgtatccaactagcttgaagtgctcagaaggcgaataaaacaggccatagtcaatcgtacctttgatgtagcgaagtatcctcttggccgccttcaagtgatttattgtaggtgcttccatgtatcgacttactagtccaactccgtagagaatatctggcctcgtgcaggttaggtacctcagacttccaaccaaactcttgtattttgttgggtccaccaagtatccttcatcatcttttgacaatttgagattgcaatccaccggtgtattcattgacttgcagtcattcatcttaaacttcttgagcacctcattcgcataaccttcttgggatatgaatattccttctttcttttgttttacctcgatcccaagatagtaagccataagtccaatgtcggtcatctcgaactcccgaaccattgctttcttgaactcctcaaacattttaggattactaccggtgaatatcaagtcatccacgtataggcacacaatcataacatctccatcattgctaactttggtgtagagggcatgctcatgggggcatttcgtaaagtcattctgctggaaatacttgtctatcctgctattccatgcccgaggcgcttgcttcaacccgtataaggcctttttcaattttagcaccttattctcttggcctttcacgatgtatcccaaaggttgttctatatagacttcttcttctaagtggccattaaggaacgcggatttgacatccatttgataaatcttccaattatgttgagccgcaagtgagattatcaatcttatagtttctagacgagcgacgggagcaaatacctcgtcatagtctatgccggctcgttgactatatcccttcgccaccaaccttgccttatatctttcaacttcacctttggaattcttcttggccttgtacacccattttacaccaatagccttatgtccctttggtagtgtggcaagatcccacgtattattcttctcgattgcttgaatctcttcgttcatagcacatttccacttttggctttttgttgcgtcttcatagcttattggctcacaatcggcaagaaggcagaacaatgatagatcctccataggctgtgttacctcgtacaactcctcaatgctccttgtgtgatgttgtagcctacttgattctcctcctgatgttggtgtcacttcattaggtgtagtggttggagtatgtggagagtgcggagatggtgtactagaaggttcttgaacttctagatattcttcgttctttgcagtactctcgaatggataagggagaaagtcgtagttctcctcttcgggaacattccaatcccatgttgcttcttcatcgaacaccacgtctcgacttgagattactttaccattcttgggattgtatagcttgtaacccttcgaacttgagtcataacccacgaatatgagtttctcgcttttatcatcgagcttcgtcctcttctgatctggcacatgagcatatgccacacttccgaacactcgaaggtgtgagatgccgggcttccttccactccaagcttcaatgggcgttttgttcttgacacttctagtgggcgagcgatttgatagatagatcgcacagtccactgcctcagcccaaaactccttaggcatcattttgctctttaacatactccgggccatatcaagaatggtcctattttttctttccgcaacaccattttgttgaggtgaatacggaagagttagaggacgtcgtaacccgttgttgtcgcaaaatttcttgaattccttggatgtgaactctcctccacgatcggatctcaacgcctttatggtgagaccactttgattctccacaaatgctttaaacttcttgaacattccaaaagcttccgacttctcttttagaaaatagacccatgtctttcgactaaaatcatcaatgaatagaataaaatatctatttttaccgaaAGACGGTGGactgatgggtccacacacatccgtgtgaataagttctagaggtttcttcgctctactagaagcctctattggaaaactgtttcggaagtgctttcccagaaggcatccctcacatatttgattcggatgattaattggaggcaaacccttcaccattcctttacttgataataattttaagcctccaaaatttaagtgcccgtatctcatgtgccaaagccaagaattatctttgaaacatgcttttaaacatcttggaatgtcatgttgaatatttagcatgaacatcctattcgttgacattggcaccttggcaatcaaacctcctttttggtctcttaaagaaagagtacgatttatcatgtgaatatcatagcctttctctaagagttgtccaatactcagtatattcgtcttcatattaggcacataatacacgttagagataaattgatgccttccatttttcaagcggatgagaatcttacctttgcctttaaccgggactttagaggaatctccgaaggtgatatttccactaattacctcgtctaactccacaaacatgtttttgtcaccgcacatatggttgcttgcacccgtgtcgagataccacaaatttgattctccgttatcttcacctttgcatgctagtaacaaagtgtttttcacGGCTTCGGTATCTCCTTGCACTAAATTtactctttcttgcacgtaattgtttgatttctcgcattccgaagcatagtggccaaatttatgacaattatagcatttggtttgagaattgtcataccttggcctcctacttgtgtagcctctcccgcgacctcttgtcgggtgaaaattttgacttctttcttcatttctgtaagaactataacctccacgtttgatatatccttgtcctcgtcctcggccacgtacttgaccacgacctcgttgactcgtttgatgagtcttttcaatgctctcttccttgaaagacagttttacttgtaaagcttgctccaatggctccttattattcttattgaacctctcttcatgggcttgtagtgaacccatgagttcatcgatagtcattgattctagatctttagattcttcaatggctacgactatatagtcgaattttgaatctaatgatctaagaattttcTCAATGACCCTCACATCACTTACAGTTTcgccattcctctttaattgattgacaaccgccaagactcttgtaaaataatcagaaattgattctgagtctttcttatttaaggattcgaactcacctcgtagtgtttgtagtcgaacctttttcaccttatcaactcccttataagaattctccaagatctcccatgctttcttggcggtggttgcacttgcaattttctcaaaagctccatcatctacactttgttggatgatggaaagagccttttgatcgttcatcttcattaattttttctccttgccgagaggacctttttgtgcaggttcctcatagccttcctccacaatctcccataagtcttgtccacctaggaaggtcttcatttggatgctccatcgatcataattatcctttgtgaggcgaggaaacgtgatgacattgttggccatcatcttgttgaaccaagctcttgataccaatttgttagaaataggaggttatgtgtatattatttatggaagagaggattgataatttagaagtttgattgatcttgaaaactcttcttttattgcttattgaattgctttgttacttgattacaaatgaggggtgaagccctctatttatactactcaatggagtagtctagatcactccatcatctactactatctagatatttcctagtatttctagacctagatatgttacaagattattctacacacattctacacactttcactactacatattacaagaagtttctacataatgggctataatcttgatccaaaatagttgtatacttgcaagcccaaatccaaaacaaatagcccacaatcaagtttagtttccaacagggAAGTGTTTGGAGGTAAAATTGTTGTTCTCGGTGGAGATTTTAGGCAAACACTTCCGGTAGTTTCCAAAGGAACTAAGGCAGAAACAATAGCTGCATGTCTAACAAATTCTTTTTTGTGGCCAATGCTCACTATTCTACACTTGGAAGAAAACATGCGAGCCAAACTAGATccttttttcacaaaatttcttctAGAGATTGGCAACGGTACAACTACCTCAACTGATGACATTGTCAAACTTCCATCCTCCATGCTCATCAGGTCCCACCAAAGTAATAACACACTAAATGCTTTGATAGACTACGTTTATCCAAACATTAATCTACAATCAATAACTAATGCATCAATTTTAAATCGTGCCATTAATTTTGACAACTAAAAATACTTTCGTTGATGACATTAACAACATACTGATTGTTAGGTTTCCAGGTGAAGAGACAGAGTACATCAGTTTTGATGAAACTATAGATCCAAATTATCAGACTCAATATGAAGACCTCTTGCATTCACTAACACCAAAAGGTATGCCACCTCATAAGCTTTTGCTAAAAGTAAACGCTTCTATCATAATGTTAAGAAACTTAAGCCCTAACGAGGGACTATGCAACGGAACTAGATTAATTTGTAGAGAGTTAAAAAGAAATGTCATATACGCTGAAATTACCTTTGGAGACTTCGCGGGTAAACAGGTCTTTATCCACAGGATTCCTTTGCAACCTTCAAGTGACGAACAATGTACAGTCCCATTCAAAAGGGTTCAGTTTCCGGTTAGGTTATGCTTTGTGTAAGTGTTAATTGGATCTTACATCAAACGTAGAACCTAGATTAAAGGCGGAAAACAATAACTAGGGTGAATCGAATATGAGTTACACTTTCGGGATCGATCTAACCAACAATATGTTGATACAAACGACGCCTAGATGATTGTATTCGGTTGGGATTTGGTCTGGGACAAGGATCACAGCAATAAACAACGGCTAGAGGGTGTGGGGTGTGTAACCTAATAATGAAACCCAAAacccgtatttatatataatcacagtgaccatcggccggtggtctgggACCTTCGGCCTatggtgatagtccctcgaccgatggtctctaccatcggtcgatggtctgagcagccaaccaaactgctcgaaccatttcacgtcatcatattaaacaatccaaacaCATTGTACTAATGACGTAATCCTCACATGACTGAAATAGACAATACAATACGAATAGAACTCATTACAAAATAAAACTTGGGAttatgcactaacaaactccccctaagacctagttctatatcaAAAGTCTTCAGTCGTCATCCAATTTATTCGTATGGATCGATtaccatgttgttcaagtagcacagcttagcTACTTTAACATACTGTTCAGCATGCACCCTGTTCTCTCGACGATAGAGCATACGGTTGTAATACAACGTGAAAAtatcagcctcggtacagtttctcaaccaaatcggatccaacacacgaatgcaCTCAACATCATCTTCTTTTAGCTTATCCAACACAATCACAGCTTCTTCAAAACGATCATCGTAAAACCACCATCTGAACCTCTGATCCCAATTCTGCGGCAACTTCCTCAATggtaccttcttcatagtctttgcccgCTTATACTTTACAATCCTTCGAGATTCACCAGTTCTAGGATCAACTTTGTAACTTATCCTAGAAAACTGTGGTCTAAAACCTTCCCAATTCGGAGAATTAAAAGCAATTCGAATCTTCTTCACCAACAACGAAGATcgatcgttcattccacaatacaacATCCTCAACCTGGCAATCTGAATTAGCCTGAATTAGCTCAAAGTACGGTAGCGACTTGAATTCGTGACCATGTTTGAAATAATCAACGCCAAATTCTCGCTTAactgcaaacatgttgaattcttcaatgtaagCCCATGATAGAATTCTTCCTTTTGCACTCTTTCTCAAATTAATCATCTTCAAATATTTCGGCTCAAGCTTCGGTTTTTCACAATACTTTCTAATCCTCAAGATATCTCTCCAATCAACTTCCAACTTTTCAGTTCTTTCCTTATGATATTTGACTGGCAAAAATCCTTCAGGCAAAACTTCGGTTCGTTCTTTCTCTTTGCACTTTCGATCCAAAAGTTCATCATTTGTTCTAAACAACTCCTCAAAACAGGAAGATCTTCATTTTTATCATTTCGATATGTAGGAAAATCTTCATGAGTAACATCTTCAACCAAACCATCAACATCTCTATCACTCAAATCCTCAGTAATCTCTGGGCCAAAAGATTCATCCTCGGAAGGAGAATCGtcggactgtgcgtcagcagctttagcttcctcttgctctagacgcaccagttcgtccagctcttctctagagaggttgtgaggaatctctccctcttctagttcatcataaacaacagaatgcttgagctcatcctgtttagaaaagaaatcactaaaattataatcaattttaagaggaattactgacagtgatGTAGCTTTGGAGGAACCAGGAGCCTCCACCATTCGGTTATCAGTCTCATCCTCAGTCATCTCAACCAGATCAAACTTCTCTTCCCACGCAGTCATCTTAGCCAGAGCTGATGCAGCCAACTCCTTAGCTTGAGAAGCTTCTCGTTTCGCATCAGTTAATAACAACGATTGATCACCAACTTTTCTTTGCAACAGGTCAACTTGCAACGATAGCCTTGTAACATCTTCAGACTTAACACGATTCCCCTCCTTCAACTGCTCAATTTTCTCATCCATTTCCTTCCTCATTCTCAAATTATCAGCCATAGCTTGAACATACAAATCATTCAAATTTCGAAGAGTCGAGGAACTAACACCTCCTTCAGTTCCAGCATGAATCGGAGCTTCCGGAGTAGGAGTAGAAACAGTCTCTTGGGAGACCTGTTGAACCACAAGTGGTGACTGTTGCGTTGACGgacgttgttgttgttgtgaagTTTGTTGTCCTTGAGTCTGCGGTATCGGTGTCACTGGTTGAGTTCCAGCTGAAGATCCACCAGCATCTTTATAAACCAGCTTGAACCTTCTTTTCAATTTTAGCTTAGTTGAAACCtgagaactctcatcttcaaccaaTCTCCTTTTTGATCCCCTTGAAGCTTCCTGAACACCAACATTTGGATTAACATCACCAATCTCATCAACTAATCCACCAGCACCTAACCCACCAGCAGCTTGAGTATTCACTGGTTGTTCCACTTCTTCATCACTATTTGCTACTTCAAAATCAGGTTCTCGATCAGATAAGCTATTTTCATTTCTCCACTTCTTCCCTGGAGGACACTGATAAGTTTCTTTTGCAAGATGACACACAAGCTTGCCATCATTAGCACTCTTCTTTTGATTCAGTCGATTGAAAGTAAGATCTGTCATATGTTTCAAATCAATGACATCTTTCCTCAATCTTGGCAAATCAACAGTTTGCTGGTTGATCATAATTTGTAAGAACCTTGGATAAATCAAATATAACTT
This genomic interval carries:
- the LOC139899251 gene encoding uncharacterized protein; amino-acid sequence: MCMNTLRHNPYACFFRSLKDISRLETYKIVLKTAPSQDQRVYNKPEVSQIAALWVDGDGNVENTHRNIEVKTHSNQSRKIDYYYGCYDPLRYPLMFPFGELGWQQGILKRGETQKRRSGKPDTTAACLIICPQNAENAENLLCMEEDVLAQKDDQSKFVSVREYYAYKLQIRNNDRSFLLQFGRLPQQYLVDNYVKLETQRLDFYRLQQSDIRREFPQGVVDAIGSGETDGSAVGQRIFYLLALLVAQET